From Oryza sativa Japonica Group chromosome 4, ASM3414082v1, one genomic window encodes:
- the LOC4337129 gene encoding uncharacterized protein produces the protein MASGGGKAKASSWAAAMSVGTVEALKDQAGLCRWNYAFRTLQQRGRQQAVAGTSGAKSGGGARALQPAAAAAARRKAQQQEEELRTVMYLSNWGPNN, from the coding sequence atggcgagcggcggagggaaggcgaaggcgtcgtcgtgggcggcggcgatgagcgTGGGCACGGTGGAGGCGCTCAAGGACCAGGCCGGACTGTGCCGCTGGAACTACGCGTTCCGGACGCTCCAGCAGCGCGGCAGGCAGCAGGCCGTGGCCGGGACGAGCGGCGccaagagcggcggcggcgcgcgtgcgctgcagcctgcagcggcggcggcggcgaggaggaaagccCAGCAGCAAGAGGAGGAGCTGAGGACGGTCATGTACCTCAGCAACTGGGGCCCAAACAACTAA